A single region of the Lotus japonicus ecotype B-129 chromosome 4, LjGifu_v1.2 genome encodes:
- the LOC130714390 gene encoding uncharacterized protein At4g18257-like, giving the protein MCTYFLNKTEISFLSHPANQTEACKGRRGRRKQTLTNNQSQTSGTLTMATGEDGVGKKRVATESLGWLTESTIMPKKHRAIAGVGASSIVELKAELYKSQEDSRKSKELSGPDAVEYQRAKSKIASKDPFSRKNSGVDTRAHKDKLELKAVNDGSVSYAALEKKAELYDKLVRGELPDEEDQEKYCVDFFRKGVEEDESPQQPIRYDVTRAELREDEEEEGDGDASVLFNFLKPAGPGRTDGVVDNAEHKRNIREVHEEANRAREKATEIKHRRQEQVAANREKLKQAYLRKKLEQLKATSVGSGSEIKHT; this is encoded by the exons ATGTGTACCTATTTTCTGAATAAAACTGAAATTTCCTTCCTGAGTCACCCTGCGAACCAAACCGAAGCGTGTAAGGGACGACGAGGAAGAAGGAAGCAAACCCTAACCAACAATCAATCACAGACCAGCGGAACCCTAACAATGGCGACGGGAGAAGACGGCGTTGGGAAGAAGAGGGTAGCGACGGAATCGCTGGGATGGCTTACAGAGTCGACGATTATGCCGAAGAAGCACCGTGCCATCGCCGGCGTCGGTGCATCCTCCATCGTCGAGTTGAAGGCCGAGctctacaagtctcaagaagaTTCCAGAAAGTCCAAGGAATTGTCAGGCCCTGACGCCGTTGAGTATCAACGCGCTAAGAGCAAGATCGCTTCCAAAGACCCCTTCTCCAGAAAAAACTCCGGTGTCGATACCCGTGCTCACAA GGACAAGCTTGAGTTGAAAGCGGTTAATGATGGATCGGTTAGCTATGCAGCTCTGGAGAAGAAGGCTGAGTTGTATGATAAGTTAGTGAGGGGGGAATTGCCTGACgaagaagatcaagagaagTATTGTGTGGACTTTTTCCGCAAGGGCGTGGAGGAGGATGAGTCGCCGCAGCAGCCTATCCGTTATGATGTCACACGGGCTGAGCTGCGAgaggatgaagaggaggaaggtgATGGTGATGCTTCTGTGTTGTTTAACTTTTTGAAACCTGCTGGGCCggggaggacggatggtgtagtTGACAATGCTGAGCATAAGCGCAATATTAG GGAAGTTCATGAAGAAGCTAATCGCGCTAGAGAAAAGGCTACTGAAATTAAACATCGCAGGCAGGAGCAAGTGGCGGCTAATCGTGAGAAACTTAAACAGGCATATCTTCGGAAGAAACTAGAGCAACTGAAAGCCACTTCTGTTGGATCTGGATCTGAGATTAAGCACACATGA
- the LOC130710913 gene encoding uncharacterized protein At2g34460, chloroplastic: MASPLITRNPSFHTLRSHTHQTNLFTATSSITTKSLSVLSFAKMEGSEQVAGKSGEEDLSVKKKIFVAGATGSTGKRIVEQLLAKGFAVKAGVRDLDKGRSALSSTNPSLQIVKADVTEGSDKLAEVIGDDSEAVVCATGFRPGWDLLAPWKVDNFGTVNLVEACRKRKINRFILVSSILVNGAAMGQLLNPAYIFLNVFGLTLVAKLQAENHIRKSGINYTIIRPGGLRNDPPTGNVVMEPEDTLSQGSISRDHVAEVAVEALACPEASYKVVEIVSRPDAPKRTYHDLFGSIRQR; this comes from the exons ATGGCTTCTCCTCTTATCACAAGAAATCCCAGTTTCCACACACTGCGATCCCACACTCACCAAACCAACCTCTTCACTGCAacctcttccatcaccaccaaaTCTCTCTCCGTCCTCAGTTTCGCCAAG ATGGAAGGAAGTGAGCAAGTAGCTGGGAAATCAGGGGAAGAGGATTTGagtgtcaagaagaagatttttGTTGCTGGAGCCACTGGGAGTACAGGGAAAAGAATTGTTGAGCAGTTACTGGCCAAGGGTTTTGCTGTTAAGGCTGGGGTTAGAGACTTGGACAAAGGGAGGTCTGCACTTTCCTCAACCAACCCATCTCTTCAAATT GTGAAAGCTGATGTCACGGAGGGCTCTGACAAGCTAGCTGAAGTGATCGGTGATGATTCAGAAGCTGTTGTATGTGCCACAGGCTTTCGGCCAGGGTGGGATTTGCTTGCCCCATGGAAG GTTGACAATTTTGGCACGGTGAACCTTGTTGAGGCATGCAGAAAACGTAAAATTAACAGATTCATTCTTGTCAGTTCCATTTTAGTTAATGGAGCAGCTATGGGACAACTACTGAATCCAGCTTACATCTTTCTCAATGTTTTTGGACTCACCTTAGTAGCAAAACTACAAGCTGAGAATCATATAAGGAAATCTGGGATAAATTATACAATAATAAGACCTGGTGGATTGAGAAATGACCCTCCCACCGGAAACGTTGTTATGGAGCCAGAG GACACCCTTTCTCAAGGTAGCATATCCAGAGATCATGTTGCAGAAGTAGCTGTGGAAGCGTTGGCTTGTCCTGAGGCGTCTTACAAAGTTGTGGAGATAGTCTCTCGCCCGGATGCTCCTAAACGCACGTACCATGATCTTTTTGGTTCCATAAGGCAAAGATGA